Genomic window (Gymnogyps californianus isolate 813 chromosome 2, ASM1813914v2, whole genome shotgun sequence):
GGAATTGTGTATAGTTGTATAGAAGACAAGATGTATactgccagaaaaggaaaaggtgcaTTTTGCAATGGTCAAAAACTTCAAGTATCAGGCCAAGAAGGTAAGCTGAACTGAGTAGCTTATTTCTAGTAATTacattcattttgcaaatgaggCATCAACAGTTTTAGACCTGGATATATTCCTGTTTCTTATCTCAtagttctgttttgcaaagacGGGCTTTCTTTGGCCATGGGTTGTTCAGTTTTGAGAAACAGCTTTTATGTTCTCTTTGCATATAACGTGCTTGTGATCTTTGCAAAATCAGGACTCGGGGATTGAAGATTTTActctctgtgtgtctgtgtgttgtggttttttgtttgtttgtttttaattccctGTATGTCTGTAATCCATCTGTGATTGTTCTTTAGAGTCTGTAACAAATCTACCAAAAAATTCAACTTCTTCCAGGTGTGAACTAGTGGTTTAAATCAGTATCACTCTTGTATACTTACTACTCTATGTAAAGTAAAATCCACGCTCAAAGTGGTACCTTTAAAGATCTGAGGACTGTTCTAATTTTTATAGCAATAGAATTTTATTTACTAATGACATCAATTAATGTATGTGCACAATTGAACCAGATCATGCtttgtttgctgtattttattttttcctgccattttccatttaagaacagatttttatacATTCaatatatgtaatatttatattaaaataccTTACTTTTATTCAGTCTTGTAAGAAAGCAATGAAGTAAAGTCTGCTAATTACTGTTATTATCTAAGTTGTGCTGTTGGAAAAgtgaggttttctttcttttccagacatTACAAAATCCCTTTTAGTAACAGAATTAGGATCAAACCGTGATCCagagacaataaaaataattctttctaaCATGGAAAGACTTCTCAGTATTCCTATTCATGGGTAAGATACTtcctattttttatatttactgaTAGTGTTAATAttgtaaatatgtaaatatgatCATTTTTAGGAAGAATTGGTTGCATTACATTTGACACCTTAAATGTGAAATatgatttaaatgtttttgtctagtagcttctgcagaaaaactCTAAGTGTGTTTAACTTCTTCAAGCTGGGACATATATAAGGGAACCCTAACAATCAGTATTGAGAAGCGAAGCATGTTTGGGTTTGTAGGACTACAAAGTATTGTGTttactagttaaaaaaaagaaatacaattttgtgcttcccccaccaccacccgAAACACACAAGGAGTAAAACTGGATAAATAGAAGCTTTATTACATTTCTTAGTTTCCTTTCCCTGTAGTAATGAAAATCATTggggtttttatatatatcagAAGACAAAAGTAGATCTCGCTTTCCTCTTTCAACatgctacaatttttttttaatttgtccaaGTAGTTGAAATTGTCCATAAACTGCTGTAATTTTGGTTACATGCCctgctttctctcctccagAAAAGCCAAAGCCTACGTTTCCACAAACCATTTTACATCTAAATGTGGTTTCTGTAGACAGGTTTTTGTTACTCAACCCTACTTATGTTTCTGATCTAAAAGGGGTTGTAGTTTTATGCTGAGATTCTCAGGATTCTTGTTTTGACACTTCacatgtagatttttttctactttcaaaAAGTCGTCTGATGTCATTAAAGAATATATGCTAAATTGTAAGGAGGGAATACATTTTAGATACATTGTCAGTTCAACtttggtattttatttgtaaacaataaattGAGATTGGCGTTGATTTAACTTGCTTCTTGCAGTAGCTTAGCTGCTATCAGTTACAATTTAATGTACATTTTAGTGATAATTGAAATAATTGCAGTTATTTGTACAAGTCACACTAAGTGCATcaacatttccaaaagaaactgGAATTTGTAACACAAGGGTTTCGTTGAAGTTATCCAGACCAAATTTATGctgtgtaatttattttttgtgattaCTGCTGTTAGGGTTTTTTGCAAGTCAGAGATGCTCTACTGAGCATCaccagagaaactgaaataactgGTTTTTCAATGCTGAGAACAGTGTACACTCTACTTGTATTCTTGTATTCAAAAAGCAAAGTAGAATatctgtgtcgtggtttaaccccagccagcaactcagcaccacgcagccgcttcccccttcccagtggggtgaggaggaggaaagggcaaaaaaaaaagtaaaactcatgggttgagataagaacagtttaataactgaagtaaaatataatactaacaatagtaataatgaaatattataataataatagtaatgaaaaggaatataacaaaaaaggggggggagggggggagaaaaaaaccagtgacgcacaatgcaattgctcaccacccactgaccgatgcccaggtagttcccgagccgcgatccgtgcctcccggccaactcccccctatttatatactgggcatgacgttccatggtatggaatacccctttggctagttcgggtcagctgccccggctatgctccctcccagcttcttgcacacctgcttgctggcagagcacgggaaactgaaaagtccttggctgaagataagcgctacttagcaacaactaaaacatgagagtgttatcaacatcattctcacactgaatccaaaacacagcactgtaccagctactaagaagagagttaactctgtcccagccgaaaccaggacaatctgTTACTGTTTCATGGGTAGCTATCTTCCATAATATGTGTTAGGTTAAGAAGCTGTTTAAGATGTGCTTTCActccaaaacaaaattgtttagCAGAAttcataaatataatttctggAAATTTGCTATATTTGGAGAGCTCTTCAAGTTACTTAAGCAAAACTTCATTCCcagttttttatttgtttcactGCAGCATTCCATCACATTTTCTCTCACTCAGTTCACTTTGCGTATGATGCTTCTGTGTTCTCTGTGCAGTGTACATAGACATTGTGACTTTCTTACAAACtgttctcaattaaaaaaacaactatgCCTCCTTTAGGATTAGAGCCGTTGGTACAGCAGCTGTGAACATGTGCCTTGTGGCAACGGGTGGAGCTGATGCCTATTATGAAATGGGGATTCACTGCTGGGATATGGCAGGGGCTGGAATCATCATTACTGAAGCAGGCGGAGTACTGCTAGATGTATCAGGTAAATACATGGGCATGCATGATactcttttgtcctttttaataGCTAATTGGGAGCAAAACATAGCTGAAATGAGAAGGCAGAGAGGTTTTTCAGTCTACTTTCCAAGTTACCACTACCGAACAGAGTTCCCGTCCAGTTAATAGACATAGAGAGAGTCAACTGTATGTTCTTAAGCTACAAGACAACCATTACTCCCTTGGCTGAGCACCTGGGAGAgtgaaaaaagacagtaaacaTACaacaaagagaatttaaatGTAGCTCGTATGAGATACCTGTTGTGTTAAGTGCATTTTTATCCAGGGGCAAAACACGGTCCTAAATAGTAATGTATCATTTACACTTGATTTTTTCAATGCTCATTTTCTTACcaacttctgattttctccagATATAAGCTAGTTACTTTGCTTGCTTTGATTTCTAGGTGGACCATTTGATTTGATGTCTCGAAGAATAATTGCAGCAAGTAGTCGAGCTATAGGAGAGCGAATAGCCAAAGCACTTCAAATAATTCCTCTGAAAAGGGATGATGCAACTAACTGAATACCAAAACTACACCTTAAATGTAATTCTGTAATGTTGCCTCATACTCCCATGTGGTGGTTGTTCTATACCTTGAACCTGATAAAAAGATAGATAAATAGACAGTAGTCTTTCAGTACTGGTGTGACTGCTAAGTAGTGTTTTGAGATTGGACCAAAAGTAAGCTTTTACTgtcaagtattttatttaacatcaCAATTACATAAAGATctataaaaagaagcaaatatatGCAACTAATTTTCAACTTTTATACTACACTGGAAGGCTTAGCAAGAGACTCTTTGTTGtatagataaataaaaatctctagTTCCGTGACAAAATCCACTGTCTTAACACCACATCATCACATGTGATCCTGAACCCAAAAAGGTGACAGCATTACTGTTTATccagtctttctctctctcgtctgttgttttcttcagtgtcGTCAGTGTATCCATTTCCTTACCTTGTCACAGTTTTTGTAGAGTTAGTTCACacatttccaaactttttttagtTGCTTGTAGTTTTGGCTCTAATTTAAAGCCTGTATTACTTAGCTGTCATTGTTTTCGTATCATCATTCTACCTTTCTTATGGTAGATAAATACAATCTCTTCTTTAGCCTCTTATGTGGCCAGTACGCTTGCAAATTCATTACAATTGCAAAAATAATAGTTATTGTGCCAGAAAATATGTGCATCTCCCAGAAATAAGTTCTGAGCACACTTCTATCACCAAACGGACTTActctaaattaaaatgaagtatgATTTGCATGTGACCATTGGAATCAGCTGATACTAGGTCCTCTATCTTATCCCTGGCAGTTATAATTCCTGTTAATTTTGCTTGGGTTTCTCCATGGATGAGTGTGTTTCAAAGTCTAAGGGATCATTAAAATCCAAGAGAGTTTTCAGTAACTCAGCTGGCAAAAAAATAAGCCCGTAGTCCAGATTTTTTACATCATTTTCTGTAAGTTATGAAAGCAGTGACCAACCAGGATCAGGTTTCTGTTGTGTTATAGAGTGTACAGGCACAAAAGAAGATACATATCTAAAGCTAAAGGGTttataaatttaagaaatattattaatttcattcttGGTGTCAATTGTTCTAAACTTCAAAAACTATACTGGTTCTTtgaatttttgtatttaagaTTGTTAAAAGTATCAGTGTGCTGTTCAAATAAttaatgcactttaaaaaatatatttaacttagATCAGTTTTTAGACTGATTTTTCCGTGTCTA
Coding sequences:
- the IMPA1 gene encoding inositol monophosphatase 1, translated to MADPWQECMDYAVALARKAGEIICGALKGKISVMTKSSPVDLVTETDQKVENFIISLIKEKYPSHSFIGEESVAAGGGSILTDNPTWIIDPIDGTTNFVHRFPFVAVSIGFVVNKKIEFGIVYSCIEDKMYTARKGKGAFCNGQKLQVSGQEDITKSLLVTELGSNRDPETIKIILSNMERLLSIPIHGIRAVGTAAVNMCLVATGGADAYYEMGIHCWDMAGAGIIITEAGGVLLDVSGGPFDLMSRRIIAASSRAIGERIAKALQIIPLKRDDATN